The Gadus macrocephalus chromosome 20, ASM3116895v1 genome includes a region encoding these proteins:
- the cldn10l2 gene encoding claudin 10-like 2 codes for MRKRLVQVFGFLASSLGWLFVLVTMAMDFWRISQIGGQGGSWIIKVAWYWSNLWKDCYTDSTAVTNCRDFPVLWSVAAYVQGVRGLLMCGLTLGFFGVVCCFAGMECTYIGGATKTKDKFLLAGSVFHFVGGVSDIAGYCLYINRVARNAFTLNLQPGALRYDLGNPIFLGLVGSFLILFGAILYAITVFRVVCPKRTENVNVYGTRTYMAPGTRGRSLYTGYYRPSRVQGGTYYGQGRSNSSRVSNLSRTTPERLSQRDAFV; via the exons ATGAGGAAACGTCTGGTCCAAGTGTTTGGCTTCCTGGCCTCGTCGCTGGGCTGGCTGTTTGTGCTGGTCACCATGGCCATGGACTTCTGGAGGATCAGCCAGATCGGCGGGCAGGGCGGGTCCTGGATCATCAAGGTGGCGTGGTACTGGTCCAACCTGTGGAAGGACTGCTACACAGACTCCACCGCCGTCACCAACTGCAGGGACTTCCCCGTCCTCTGGTCCGTGGCCG cctacGTCCAGGGGGTGCGAGGCCTCCTGATGTGTGGGCTGACTCTCGGGTTCTTCGGGGTCGTTTGCTGCTTCGCCGGTATGGAGTGCACCTACATCGGTGGAGCGACGAAGACCAAGGACAAATTTCTTCTAGCCGGGTCTGTGTTTCATTTCGTCGGAG GTGTGTCTGACATCGCGGGCTACTGCCTGTACATCAACCGAGTGGCCAGGAACGCTTTCACTTTGAATCTACAACCAGGAGCCCTGAG GTATGACCTTGGAAACCCAATATTCCTTGGATTGGTGGGCAGCTTCCTCATACTGTTTGGGGCCATACTTTACGCCATCACAGTCTTTAGAGTGGTCTGCCCTAAGAG GACGGAGAACGTCAACGTGTACGGGACCAGGACGTACATGGCGCCGGGGACCCGAGGCAGGAGCCTGTACACGGGCTACTACAGACCCTCCCGGGTCCAGGGGGGGACTTACTACGGCCAGGGACGCTCCAACAGCTCCAGGGTCTCCAACCTCTCCAGGACCACCCCCGAGAGACTGTCCCAGAGAGACGCCTTCGTCTAG
- the LOC132448511 gene encoding claudin-10-like isoform X1 gives MNRTVVMYMEMGCFVVCVFGWILVCSTMPTEIWTWSEVGSIVLTTSNYFSNLWKDCISDSTGVSDCKGIPSLLALNWDIHMCRALIIISIILAFFGSVLLLVGMKCTKIGGSEIANARVTFAAGMNFLISGLCSMVAFSFFGNKIRSEFHDDNFRAQKFEIGVGVFIGWAGSTLLVVGGLLISIFSGMEGCQSSSKAKGVPNDSVPEDYRAISSKGTYISSIGSAGDLGGKSSQGSSEGGRASKASSVTRSSKTYSSNAYV, from the exons ATGAACCGGACGGTGGTGATGTACATGGAGATGGGCTGcttcgtggtgtgtgtgttcgggtggATCCTGGTGTGCTCCACCATGCCCACGGAGATCTGGACCTGGTCCGAGGTGGGCAGCATCGTCCTGACCACCTCAAACTACTTCTCCAACCTCTGGAAGGACTGCATCTCCGACTCCACGGGGGTCTCCGACTGTAAGGGGATCCCGTCGCTGCTGGCGCTGAACT GGGACATCCACATGTGCCGCGCGCTGATCATCATCTCCATCATCCTGGCCTTCTTCGGCTCCGTCCTCCTCCTGGTGGGGATGAAGTGCACCAAGATCGGAGGCTCCGAGATCGCCAACGCCAGGGTCACGTTCGCTGCCGGGATGAACTTCCTCATCTCAG GTCTGTGCTCCATGGTGGCCTTCTCCTTCTTCGGGAACAAAATACGATCGGAATTCCATGACGATAACTTCAGAGCTCAAAA GTTTGAGATCGGAGTGGGCGTGTTCATCGGCTGGGCAGGCTCCACCCTATTGGTCGTCGGAGGTCTGCTGATCAGCATCTTCTCTGGGATGGAAGGATGCCAGTCGAG CTCCAAGGCCAAAGGTGTCCCTAACGACAGCGTCCCTGAGGACTACAGAGCTATCTCCAGCAAGGGGACCTACATCTCGTCTATAGGCTCAGCGGGGGACCTGGGGGGGAAGTCCTCCCAGGGTAGCAGTGAAGGAGGCAGGGCCAGCAAAGCCTCCTCTGTGACCAGGAGCAGCAAGACGTACTCCTCCAACGCCTATGTGTGA
- the LOC132448511 gene encoding claudin-10-like isoform X2 has product MNRTVVMYMEMGCFVVCVFGWILVCSTMPTEIWTWSEVGSIVLTTSNYFSNLWKDCISDSTGVSDCKGIPSLLALNWDIHMCRALIIISIILAFFGSVLLLVGMKCTKIGGSEIANARVTFAAGMNFLISGLCSMVAFSFFGNKIRSEFHDDNFRAQNSKAKGVPNDSVPEDYRAISSKGTYISSIGSAGDLGGKSSQGSSEGGRASKASSVTRSSKTYSSNAYV; this is encoded by the exons ATGAACCGGACGGTGGTGATGTACATGGAGATGGGCTGcttcgtggtgtgtgtgttcgggtggATCCTGGTGTGCTCCACCATGCCCACGGAGATCTGGACCTGGTCCGAGGTGGGCAGCATCGTCCTGACCACCTCAAACTACTTCTCCAACCTCTGGAAGGACTGCATCTCCGACTCCACGGGGGTCTCCGACTGTAAGGGGATCCCGTCGCTGCTGGCGCTGAACT GGGACATCCACATGTGCCGCGCGCTGATCATCATCTCCATCATCCTGGCCTTCTTCGGCTCCGTCCTCCTCCTGGTGGGGATGAAGTGCACCAAGATCGGAGGCTCCGAGATCGCCAACGCCAGGGTCACGTTCGCTGCCGGGATGAACTTCCTCATCTCAG GTCTGTGCTCCATGGTGGCCTTCTCCTTCTTCGGGAACAAAATACGATCGGAATTCCATGACGATAACTTCAGAGCTCAAAA CTCCAAGGCCAAAGGTGTCCCTAACGACAGCGTCCCTGAGGACTACAGAGCTATCTCCAGCAAGGGGACCTACATCTCGTCTATAGGCTCAGCGGGGGACCTGGGGGGGAAGTCCTCCCAGGGTAGCAGTGAAGGAGGCAGGGCCAGCAAAGCCTCCTCTGTGACCAGGAGCAGCAAGACGTACTCCTCCAACGCCTATGTGTGA